The Mytilus galloprovincialis chromosome 4, xbMytGall1.hap1.1, whole genome shotgun sequence genome contains a region encoding:
- the LOC143073025 gene encoding uncharacterized protein LOC143073025 isoform X1 has product MQPPTYHTSRIVSPSLPDASQTHLNRITSVHPLSPLPLDASFDFTHHQDENDDQEIVENSIQEPELPDTILPDGPPTFSIIEKGTQRSNLKLVSSDGYEYTKKMSKGDFTYWRCIKRSKGSNCPATVSQKGENFKRNPKPHIHPADKGALKKVLVHKEVKQTALQDIHKPAGRIVDDAMLRHIEPEDHQLPNQNNLKRTANRVREELRPDEPTSLFFELDTDYLQCDNFLIEDIRVEDQRHLVFSTPGQLQLLKYAKKWFCDGTFKIMKDPFTQLWSIHAFIKKGDSLKQVPLVFVLMSRKKTKDYKPILECLKRKIGVLHVEGFCLDFEKGAWKAIRHIFPNASIKGCAFHFGQAIWRKVQDLGLKTTYSSRGVEYRYIRTLMALPFLPHSDIRPAFNTLKERANSQELKELVVYISSTWFEGRYWCPRTWSIFQHSIRTNNDVEGWHTRINSGKSNVSFYVLIPELMREAEIVDLTLRLVSEEQVLRHQRRRFKDLEGRLHQFWEEYDSGEKTVTQLLRDCSKVYGPSDD; this is encoded by the exons ATGCAGCCACCAACATATCATACATCAAGAATAGTCAGCCCTTCACTGCCCGATGCATCCCAGACGCATTTAAATAGAATAACTAGTGTGCATCCTCTATCGCCCTTACCACTTGATGCTTCATTTGACTTTACCCATCACCAAGATGAAAATGATGACCAGGAGATTGTTGAAaa TTCCATACAAGAGCCGGAGTTGCCTGACACAATTTTACCAGATGGTCCACCAACATTTTCCATCATAGAAAAGGGGACACAAAGAAGTAATCTAAAACTGGTTAGCAGTGACGGTTACGAATACACAAAGaag atgtCTAAAGGCGATTTCACCTACTGGAGATGCATCAAACGATCAAAAGGCAGTAATTGTCCCGCTACTGTGTCACAGAAGGgagaaaattttaaaagaaaccctAAACCCCACATTCACCCAGCAGACAAGGGGGCTTTGAAAAAAGTTCTAGTTCATAAAGAG gTAAAACAGACAGCACTCCAAGACATCCATAAACCTGCAGGTCGTATTGTGGATGATGCTATGCTTCGTCATATAGAACCAGAAGATCATCAGCTGCCAAATCAAAACAACCTAAAAAGAACTGCAAACCGTGTCCGAGAAGAACTTAGGCCAGATGAACCAACCTCATTGTTTTTCGAg CTCGATACAGATTACCTCCAATGTGACAACTTTTTGATTGAGGACATCAGAGTAGAGGACCAGCGTCACTTGGTATTTTCAACGCCCGGGCAGTTACAGCTTTTGAAATATGCAAAGAAATGGTTTTGTGATGGAACCTTTAAAATAATGAAAGACCCATTCACTCAGCTATGGTCCATCCACGCCTTCATTAAAAAGGGAGACAGTTTGAAGCAGGTTCCACTGGTCTTCGTACTCATGTCTCGAAAGAAGACAAAAGATTACAAACCT attcttGAATGTTTGAAGAGGAAGATTGGTGTACTCCATGTGGAAGGGTTTTGCTTGGACTTTGAAAAAG GTGCTTGGAAAGCCATACGACATATATTTCCAAATGCAAGCATCAAAGGTTGTGCTTTCCATTTCGGTCAAGCCATTTGGCGGAAAGTTCAAGATTTGGGACTGAAAACAACTTACAGCTCAAGAGGAGTGGAATATAGATACATCCGTACGTTGATGGCTCTGCCTTTCCTGCCTCACTCGGATATAAGACCAGCTTTCAATACACTGAAAGAACGTGCAAACTCCCAGGAATTAAAAGAGCTCGTTGTATACATCAGTTCAACATGGTTCGAAGGTCGATATTGGTGTCCAAGAACATGGTCAATCTTCCAACATTCTATTCGCACAAATAATGATGTTGAAG GTTGGCATACACGCATAAATTCAGGAAAGTCAAATGTAAGCTTTTATGTGCTTATACCAGAGTTAATGAGAGAAGCTGAGATCGTGGATCTTACTTTAAGATTAGTATCCGAGGAACAGGTTCTCAGACATCAGCGACGCCGTTTTAAGGATTTGGAAGGCCGGCTCCACCAGTTCTGGGAAGAGTACGATAGTGGCGAAAAAACTGTGACACAATTGTTAAGGGATTGCAGTAAAGTGTACGGCCCCTCAGATGACTGA
- the LOC143073025 gene encoding uncharacterized protein LOC143073025 isoform X2 produces the protein MQPPTYHTSRIVSPSLPDASQTHLNRITSVHPLSPLPLDASFDFTHHQDENDDQEIVENSIQEPELPDTILPDGPPTFSIIEKGTQRSNLKLVSSDGYEYTKKMSKGDFTYWRCIKRSKGSNCPATVSQKGENFKRNPKPHIHPADKGALKKVLVHKEVKQTALQDIHKPAGRIVDDAMLRHIEPEDHQLPNQNNLKRTANRVREELRPDEPTSLFFELDTDYLQCDNFLIEDIRVEDQRHLVFSTPGQLQLLKYAKKWFCDGTFKIMKDPFTQLWSIHAFIKKGDSLKQVPLVFVLMSRKKTKDYKPILECLKRKIGVLHVEGFCLDFEKGKLQLHRITEK, from the exons ATGCAGCCACCAACATATCATACATCAAGAATAGTCAGCCCTTCACTGCCCGATGCATCCCAGACGCATTTAAATAGAATAACTAGTGTGCATCCTCTATCGCCCTTACCACTTGATGCTTCATTTGACTTTACCCATCACCAAGATGAAAATGATGACCAGGAGATTGTTGAAaa TTCCATACAAGAGCCGGAGTTGCCTGACACAATTTTACCAGATGGTCCACCAACATTTTCCATCATAGAAAAGGGGACACAAAGAAGTAATCTAAAACTGGTTAGCAGTGACGGTTACGAATACACAAAGaag atgtCTAAAGGCGATTTCACCTACTGGAGATGCATCAAACGATCAAAAGGCAGTAATTGTCCCGCTACTGTGTCACAGAAGGgagaaaattttaaaagaaaccctAAACCCCACATTCACCCAGCAGACAAGGGGGCTTTGAAAAAAGTTCTAGTTCATAAAGAG gTAAAACAGACAGCACTCCAAGACATCCATAAACCTGCAGGTCGTATTGTGGATGATGCTATGCTTCGTCATATAGAACCAGAAGATCATCAGCTGCCAAATCAAAACAACCTAAAAAGAACTGCAAACCGTGTCCGAGAAGAACTTAGGCCAGATGAACCAACCTCATTGTTTTTCGAg CTCGATACAGATTACCTCCAATGTGACAACTTTTTGATTGAGGACATCAGAGTAGAGGACCAGCGTCACTTGGTATTTTCAACGCCCGGGCAGTTACAGCTTTTGAAATATGCAAAGAAATGGTTTTGTGATGGAACCTTTAAAATAATGAAAGACCCATTCACTCAGCTATGGTCCATCCACGCCTTCATTAAAAAGGGAGACAGTTTGAAGCAGGTTCCACTGGTCTTCGTACTCATGTCTCGAAAGAAGACAAAAGATTACAAACCT attcttGAATGTTTGAAGAGGAAGATTGGTGTACTCCATGTGGAAGGGTTTTGCTTGGACTTTGAAAAAGGTAAATTACAGCTTCACAGAATTACAGAAAAATAA